Part of the Quercus robur chromosome 5, dhQueRobu3.1, whole genome shotgun sequence genome, CAACAGCATCAATGCAgtgttttttgaatttgtgGTTTGAAGTGCATATTTTTCTCATCCAATAACCAGACCATTGAACAGCAAATGCTCTAGGATGGTAGGACCTTGAAATTGTCAGAAATTCAACTGACACAAAGCATAATGCCTCTTCAAGCTTGCAAGAATTTGAACTATTGAACCCATGCaatcttcattttttctcttgtaaccttatcaatttttctttttgccagGAGGAGAGAATTaatgatgaagatgaggaaTGGTGGATAGCTGTAGAAAGTACTGCATCCCTGGCCGAATTGAAGCATTTCAACTATGCGGGTTACGGCAGTTGGTTGATAAACATTTTGGCCATGTATACCAATGCAGAGGCATTCTCTCTTGAACAAAAGATTTTAGCGACTTCTGGCAACTCAACAAGAACAAGTGCTGCATTACTATTTAAACTGCAAGCCGCGTTGGTATTCTACTATCTGGTGATCTTGCATGGAAGAATCGGTTTGTAGATCATTTCGCTTGGAATCTGATTGTTATGGGGAAAAGCAAAAATATAATCCACATACATTATCAAtatttggaaattatattgGTTCTTGTGAAATGattgtatatatgtatatttggaagacatttttttaaataaaaaattttacaactgGCTATGAGAACAAAATGGTATCTTTAAACTTTTGCTTAACTAACATTCTTATACGTTTAGTTCAGACTGCAGCAACTTTAATACATAAGAAGGCAAGCTCAAGGCGAATGGAGTCTTTGATTTGATGCCACAAGTTAGAAGGTTAGTTATGCAGTTGATAATGACGATTCTCCAGCAAAGTTAGATCGCACTCAGCTAATCAAAGGACCATGCTCAAGTCCTGAAATGACTAAGTGGCCCCATTCTTATATTAGGTTCCATATGAAAtacattgtttatttatttattttttcccttggGAAATACATTTCTTTTAGCTTTTACTacaatctttcttcttcttcttcttgggtAAGCTTAAGGATATAGGTTTAAACATGatcttgtttttgaattttgagatataatttgataattaatcAATAGatgctttcttaaaaaaaaaaaaaaaaaaaaatcaatgaaattagattttacTTCCTGTTTATGACTAGTAAGTTGTAACCCACCTCGAGCATTTACAAAAGATCATCTCCATTCACACCCAACATTAATTGAGGCCTGCAAAACCCCTATTAGTATTTAATACATGACAACCTTCACGCTTGCAACCATGGGAAGGCACCAACAAGGTCTCCATTAGAGAACCCTTAAACTAGaggaaaaaaagcaaaaaaaaaaaaaaagaaagataagtaCCTTATGATCCTAAAACTTTGCcaatttttctttaagcttGCTCAACAAATTAACCCCACTGGTTGGTGTTTGGCCTAATGAGTAGATCATTTTCTTCTTGCAAATTCCTAATTAGTGAATTTTTACATGGTCAATTTTCGTACTTGTTGGAATTTCTGATGTGATCCTATTTTTTATTGCACCCTCCAACTACAAACATTTTAAATTGTATAGTTTAAGGGTGGTTGcaaattaaactttaaattttcagaatcttcaaataataaaatattatactcttagaaatgtttaattattattatttttttgctaagttTTAGAAATGTTTAATTCAATCCATATTCCCATTTACCATGAGTCCATGACATCATTATTCCATTAACAACTTCATATGTaatgaatttattatttgaattgaattgtatttaaaaatgtgggtttaatttgaaaattctaaaaatataagtTTACTTTGAAACCAATTCTAaagtctttatttttattttttgagaacaaaccaattctaaaatttgattcatgtatatatatatatatgtgtgtgtgtgtgtgtgtgtgtgtgtgtatatatataaaaatatatatataactctcaAGACTAACGAGTCTCGGTCTTTGTCTAAATTTATCCATTTGttctgtactttttttttccgaCCTCTATACGTGACAATACAGACAACCtagtcttcgtcttcgtctcccggcgaaaatgggtaaatacccataaaaaacaaactatctagttaataggGTCCGtttacaaactatatatatttttagcaaatcgagtttcaaagactcgattttgggacCCTAAATCGAGCGTCTGAGGCTCAATTTTCATGGGTTGTTCCTGTCTGATGTGGCACATTTTCCACGTGGCGTCtacatgaaaatcgagtttcaaagactcgatttacatttaaaacacaaacaaaaaaaaccacaagGGCAGCAGGAAAACCACAACAACGCGTTCAtcagagaagaaaggaaaaaataaaaaaaaaaccagagaagAATGTGTTCAttagagaagaaaggaaaaagaaaaaaaaaaacccagatcgcACCgcgaagagaagaaagaaagaaaaaaaaaaaaaacccagatcgcATCGCGCGGCGACCTGGGTCGCGCGGCGACCTGGGTCGCCGGCCTGGATCTGTCGCGCGTGGCCAGTGTcgccattccttcttcttcttcttctctttcttttttttttctttctttctgccttttttttccgctgtttctgcattttgggttgcattttgggtcattaatattttatttttgggttggaaatcgagtctctaagactcgatttccatgtagaCGCCATCTGGACAAACTGCCACATCAGACAGGAAcaacccatgaaaatcgagGCTTAGAGGGCCGATTTAGgggcccaaaatcgagtctttgaaactcgatttgctaaaaatatatatagtttgtaaaCGGACcctattaactagatagtttgttttttatggGTATTTACCCATTTTCGCCTCGTCTCCCTCATTAAGTTCCTCCTCTCtcacccaaacccaaacccaaacccaaatccaaacctCCCCAGCTCTCATCAATGGCTTCAATACCCAATCCAGTTGACAatgaaaatcccaacaaaaACGATACAAATCCCAATAACACGAACACCATTCCCATCTTCATCTCCACTGAGTCTTTGCACGCCATCCTCTCTCACCAAACTCTAATAGATCACTTGCAATCATCTCTCCCTGCAGCCTCGTCCACCCTCCAAACCCCAATTCGCCAAAGCTACTCCGTTTCACAATCCTCCTCTCTCCTTCTCATGCCTTCTTGGTCCTCATCCCCTTCTCTCCCCTATGTAGGTGTGAAGCTCGTCACCTATTTCCCTCAAAACTCCACGCTGAACTTGCCAGGAGTGCATGCGAGTTACGTTCTCTTCTGCTCTGTAACTGGGCAAACTTTTGCTTCCATGGATGGCACTGTGTTGACCCTTTATAGAACCTCGTGTGTCTCTGGCTTAGCCTCGAAGATTTTGGCTAGAAATGACAGTGAAACGCTTGTGATGATTGGTGCTGGTGCTCTGGCACCCCATTTGATCAAAGCACATCTTTCGGCTAGACCCAGTTTGCGAAGGGTGATCATTTGGAACAGAACAATAGAAAAGGCAAGAAAATTGGCTAAGGAAATGAGTGAAAATGCTGGATTTGTTGGGGTGTGTTTTGAAAGTAATGAGTGTTTGGAAGAAATTGTTGGATTGGGAGATATTGTGAGCTGTGCAACGAATTCGGAAACACCAGTTGTTAAGGGCGAGAGGTTGAAGGCAGGGGCTCATTTGGATTTGGTTGGATCCTTCAAGCACTCGATGATGGAGTGTGACGACGAAGCAATAAGGAGAGGAAGAGTGTTTGTGGATAATGAGGCTGCATTGGTTGAAGCTGGAGAATTGGTGGGTGCTTTTGAGAGAAGGGTAATCGAAAAGGGAGATATTGGAGGAAATTTGGTAGAGTTAATTAAAGGAGAAAAGGTTGGCAGAAGAAGTTCAGAAGAGATAACAGTATTTAAGTCTGTTGGCTCTGCAATTGTTGACATTCTTGCAGCACAATTGGTTTATGAAACTTATATTGGAAAGCAGTAACCTGtcaatttgttttctttctcgcacattttgattttgttaattgTTAACATTTCTATGCGTCTTTCTcgcacattttgttttttttaataattttaacatttctaTTCTGTCTAATTTCTATGCCTATGTTATACCATTTGCACAAGTCTTTGTGATATGAATCCACGCCCTACTTAAGTCATGTAGACTAAACCTCTTAGAAAACTACAGTACAGTTAATACATGATTATGCACCTATTTAGAGAGACATTTGCAAATTTCGGTTGAACTTATGCTTTGGTGATCATTCATTCTGTTCTTATAGGAAAAGACACAGAATTTATGAAGTTCATATTATTCGATCACTTGATTCCTAAGATGGTTCTATCACACTGCTGTAAGTTCAACTCAAACAAGTTGCTCATCAATATTACAATCTGCAAACTCTCTTCATTATTACTTGACTATATTAATAGTGAAAAGAGAGTTTCAAACAAAGAAGTTTTTGATAAATTACCGATTATTCCAAAACCATAAGTTTCAAAATCCAACATTTCTGAACTTGGGATAATGTTTGGCTAATTTTTTTCAAGCGAGACAAATTGGTGAAAGATAAATATTGATGTGATGGGCATGATGATAAAATAAACAGTACACGTGATAGAAATTAGAAAAGCTCATGAGAAAGCAAGCAATGATGCTCCCATAGAAACTAAAATAGCCCGAGTAATAGAGCATGGATGAGTAATAGTAGAGATGcttgataaaaaatttgaatttctatgACATTAGTTGCAAATAACAATTACATAAGCTGGTGACTGTCTAtggatattttctttttctgtcacCCTTGACCTTTTCCAttcaagtcttgaccaagagaGTACAAAAACATTCCAGAATTCAACTGGAATATGCTATTTGTCAATATTAGCACTCATTTTGGTGTTTGTTTCATCATTTGTGGCTTGTGGTGGATCCTAGGGAATAGtagatctatatatatatatatatatatatatttatatatatgtggcCTAATGAGTGGATTTAACTCATACTCCATAgacaaaaaatattgaaaagaagCACTTGGAGAAGGTAAAAGGTCAAAGGGGAAACAGCTACTGATGAAGCATGTTGTGTCCATGCTGTCTAGGTGTAAATCCACATGCCATACCCCAATCTTTATCCAGGACGATTTGTCTCAACTAGAATGGATTTTCACAATATGAATTACAGACAACAAATAAAGTCATTCACATAATTTAGCTTTCCATCAACATATTCTAGAGGTTGAACATggaagaaagaattgaaattttaaagatttttaaatataatcCTTACAAGATGTCATCTTTCTATAGAACACTAACAAGGTGTATTACTTATTGAAAGATGCATGAGTCTTTACCTATGTTATACAAATAATTAGGGATCTAGGGCATGACAAATTCGATATAATCGACATTTCAACCCATAATTGAAACTAGACTCTCCTCATAAACCATAATTTGTGAAGCTCTAAACAAGCTTGGAAGCCCTCTAACTCGaagattcttaattttttgagcACTCAAGTTATACAAGACCACTTCTCCATTGTCCTCCACCATAAGAATCTTGTCACCTAAAAGAAGAATCTGGAGCTCGAAACCGTATATGTTCGTAATTCCTGAAAAGGGTCCAATAACGTATTGTTTGGTCCAAGACTCCTTAATGCCATATTCACGCATCACCCAAATATGAAAGATTTTATCTGTCTGTCGATAATCGAAAACAACCAAAGCAACACAATTGCCTAGGACAGCTAAAGCCTCCCAAACATATGCAGGATCCAAAATATCGCCCAAATTCGGCATGCTTAAAATTCCAAACACCTCATTTCTCATGTCGAAGGATACAATGACGTCGTAATCCTTGGCAATACCAGGGGCAATACCAGACCAATGATAAACTCCATTCAAGTATATTTCACGAAATCGAGCAGGAAAATTGATATTAGAAACGGTGTCACAGTCGACTTGCCTCCAAGAATTAGTACTTAGGGTGTAAACCTCAACTTGAGTATGCATAATCACTTTAGGGTCCCAGTTATATGTGACTGTGTAGCCAGGATCGTTCCAATAGGAGAGAATTGTAATTACCTTGAAGTCATTAGAATTGGAATCATAACCAAATGCAAAACCAACGTCTTCGTAGTCAACATTAGATGGAAAGTGGATAGGAAGTGATGGAAGCACCTTGAATTCTCTGATCGCCGGATTCCATAAGGCGAAGTCATGGGTCTGATTATGTTCAACATAATATTTCAGACAAATTATGCCGTTGATACAAGATCCCACGAATTCCTCGTATTTCTTTGCCTCTTCTAAAAACGACGATTCCAGAATGATTCCTCTAGAATCAAAATCATCATCAGCAGCATCATCATCAAAATTAGGATGCAAGAACAGCACAGGCTTATTGGCCTCACAGTCTACGCCAGACGCGAAAATACTCCAATTCTTTTGAGACAAATGCTGGTGTTTGGCAATAAAACATGGGTTTTGGAAAAGGGTAGACCATGACTTGTTTACGCAACTGAATCGCTTTAAAGATTTCGCTGGAAGCCTTGAAAGGATGTCCTCCACCATATCCTGCGGTAGATCAGATCTCCCCATCTTTATATTGAATTGAATGAATTGGTGGATTTGGTGATAAGTGGAGACTGATGAGAGAGGCTGAATTCTAATTCATTTCAATTGATCTTCAGATGGGCTTTTAAATACTAGCCAATCCGGTGGGTCGGTGATACTGACATACAGAGAGCCTTCGCATTTGTCGGTGCTATATGCTTCGCTCTTAAGTCTTAAATTGAgttcctatccaaaaaaaaaaagaaattttttttaatttccattgGAACTAactatataaatttacattttgCACACACAAATTGGGTAAGGagtacatttttaatttttcacgtTCAGACTTACGATTTAAATTAAGaactttccatatatatatatatatatatatatatactttttaccATTGTCCTTAATACTTTGTAATTACTTATATTTGTAAAGTAACTATTGCATTAAGCATATATAatagtatatatgtatatatggatTATTTTACTGtacccttattttttttaatactgtaCCCACTCAAATCTATACCATTAATTGGTGTTATTTTACTTGTGACCGTTGATTTAAGTTTAGTGCGAAACCTGTTACCGGAAGACTAGGTTagtaaacaaaagcaaaaaaaaaaaaccgaaaaaTAGGTGATTCTCTCTCAACTTcatatcctctctctctctctctttcgtGTGCTCcctctttttccttctcttaaaaaaacctaagattGCTTCTTCTCCCATGTCCGTCAACTTCACTTCATCCCATCGGCTTCCTCATTTACTCACCGCTGAGGGTTTTTTAAGGGATCAACtcgttttaattttgtttaaggTAGGAATCAAACGAAACCCTAATTTCTCTGTCATTGTTTTGtgcccctttttcttttttgatttttgagaaaattttggaatttcgCTCTTAAATTTCATTTCACTGTAACGTTGGCAAATTTCTGTGCTGGTGAGGTTGCAATTTTGTTCTTTCATATAAGTGGCACAGAAAGTGCTTGTTGAAATGCATTTTAGGGattcaatttttccaaaacttgtggCTTTGTGTTCTGCTCATCAGGGGATGTGGGTTCTTGTTAGTGTGgtgttgaaattttatttgtatttgtatttattttattggttagCAGAGGAAAAAGGCAACGACTATGTATTTAAGGGGGAAGGGTTTTTATacagaaataattttttttttcttttatgtccTAGGGAGGACACGGGTATAGAGTTGCTATTTCTTTGTTcctatttcatttcttttctatgtGGTGTACAACTAAGTTGTAATTCTGTAGCTATTGCAGCATCTCggaatcaaattttgaattttgttttgagtGTTTTCTAGTTTTATAGTTTTAGAGTTTGATAGCTGTTGTGTTGCATTTTGGCTAGTACAGAATTGGGTTTTTTGTACTTTTGCTTGCTATTTGCATCTCAGGTTGTTTCTGGTATCTGTGCTAATAAAATTTTctgatttatccaaaaaaaaaaaaaaaaaaaaaaaattaaagagattgTAGATCAAAATAACGAAATTTTTAGAAACATCCTGTTATTTTATATTGACATGTTGAATCAGTCAATAGCATTTTTGGACGGCCAACTTGAATGAAACGGACTGCTTCTTTTTATGCTAGTGCTTACTCAAtggcaaggtttttttttttataatatttttttatgactgTCTCACTAGGTAAATTTAGTTGCTCATGTCATAGACCTGCTCATGTCCAATTTCAAGGCACACATTACCtctctcccttttctttttttttttttttttttataaaaaaaattttcttgataaaagaaaaaacctcaCTGCCATATAGCACTTTGAAGTGATGTGATTATCAACTTGAGACCAGGCTTAAGTCGATTCACCGGGACTTTTGCAGCAACTTGTTCCTAGTCACTCCAATGCATTGCCCATATGCCTGCTTGAGTCTTGATATTCTGTTATTTGGGTAAATATTAGTGCAAACCAGTTATTGCATACATATTAGTATGTTGTGATTAGCCTTATATACTGACTTGAAGTGGTTGATATGTATTGGTAATTAGATGTATATAAGTTGGGAATGAAAGTCGGTTGTAGTTACCAGAAGCACTCAAATTTTATGTCCAGTCCTCGCACCTTTTGGAATTTTCACGACTGTGTTGTCTTAATGCGTGCTGCTGTTCAAACTTCACAATTTTGTCTAAAATTCAATATCCTTATGGTCCGTTCGGATTGAGGGAGAGGAAGTGGGAGTGGAGGGAAGCAGAGTAGAGTTGGCCAGAAATTAGCATATTTTCGGCcaactttactctactcccctccactccctCTCTGTCCAAATGAGCCCTCAAGGATTTCAGTTTCTGCGATTTTATGACAATTATTTCCTTGGGTGATTTGTTCTCATGATTGTGAGAAATTTGTTGGTACTTCTGTTTCAGAATCTGcttttagagaaagaaaaagaagaaagaacaaaTTGAAGCATGGGAGTTCAACCCAAGAGGTCTCTACATCTCCTGGCGTTCCATCTTCAGGATCAGCTGGACAAAGaccaaaaaaagcaaaagatgtGCAACTCTCCATTGAGAAAGTATATACTATATGCATTGCTTTCATTTCATGCTTTAATGGTGAATGCTGAAAGTTCTGTCCTTTTGTACTGGTTTGTTGAAAACTAATGCTCTGATGTTTGTTCTACTGCTCGGataactaaattatatatatatatatatatatatatatattattgcttCAGTTTGATACAGCAACagttaaagccaacaaaaagaATCCTGGGAAGCAGTTCTCTCCTATTGTATTTTATGGGTCTCCAAATGGTGTGCCCCCAAAGAGACCATCCAGTTTGTTGCAATTATTACATCAAATACGTGTTGATCTGAgtgaacaaaataaattgagCTTGAGGTATTTGTGCTATCCTATTCTTCCCTTCAATTGGTGCCTTTCTTATACTATAATATTAGTTTCATACCCTATGACTTGACCCTGGTCCTTTGTTTTTAAGGAAGGAAATATGGGCTACATTTCCTAGGCAGGATGAAGCAATGAAGTTTGCCAAAGGGCACATGCATGTTCGGGTTTTTAGTTATCAAGATCACTTTTCTGGACAACGAAGGTTCCTTGTCTCAACATATAAGGAGTTCTGGCAAAGGTTGTCTTTACTATGTTCGTTTCCCCCCATAATTATTTGCACCTAGTAACTATTTGAGGTTCTTTCCTTCTCATAGTGTTTCTACTGCTGTTTTGCTCAACTTCAGGTACAAAAATATGGATTCCAAATTCCGTCATCATTATGAAGTGATTCAGGAGGTAACAACCCTATGAGAAATAGTGTGagactaatgaaaaaaaaaagtgtgagaaTTTGTGAGTAAATTTTCTGTCATGTCCAAAAGTTGTAACTATTGTTCTTCCAGGGTTTACCATGCCACCTTTACTTTGATTTAGAGTTCAGTAAGAGAGTGAATGCAGAAAACATTGGAGATGAAATGGTTGATCTCCTGATATCGGTCATTTTTGAATCCTTACTTGATAAATACTCCATTCAAGGAAACCTGGAGTGGATAGTAGAGCTCGATTCCTCCACTGAAGGTATGTTTGTCTGGCTCATGCTAAAATCCCTAATTGTCTTTGTGTGATGTCCTACATTGATGTAGATTATGAAATTTAGTTAGCAACATTATAATGTACGATTTAATCTGATTAATTTTGATTGATAAAATTTCTGAACTGCTCACAAACTAGTTATCCTTCCTTCTTCGTCATTTCTTTGCATGACGAGTTGTAGCCAGCAAATTTAAATCAAGCTCTCATTCTGAATTGAGATATAAATTTGGGATGAGTTCTGAATTATTTGCTTTCATTTTAATTGGGATATGATGAGAACAATATTTTTGGTCTAATTGGAGTCATTTAATTAATAAAGATATTGTAGAACATaaatttttgacaaaattttgcattgttgttttattattgTCCTTGACAATGCTAGTGTATGCCGTATGTTTTGCAAGAATAGTTTGTGAGTGCTAATattgttttccttcttttgaaCAACAGTCACAgttgtttttaaaacttttttttaatgatttgtttATGTGAGGAAATTTTTCTGTTGAACATCAATGCTCTTTATAAGCTGGATGCATTTCTATCTTGAAAGTCGTAGAGCATGTTTCCTTCTTTATTGAACCAGTATCAACCATGGAAGAGACTTGAAATTGACATTAAACTTCTGAATAAGTTGCAGGTATAGATCCTAGTGGTTACCCGGCCATGATGTAAAAACAACGTTTCTTTTCCTTTACATTTAGGGTGTTAAAAACAACATTTTCTTTTCCCCTACATCTAGGGTTTTAAAACTTGGTTGTATTCAGCCTGTGATTTCTTCCTCTTCTGTTATAATTATTAATCTGTTTACTGCAGCAAGTTTTAAGTTGTTGAAGAACCAAACAAACACGTCCATATGTTTTTGGAGTTAGCATATATTAAGCAAAAACTGAATGGCTTGGGCCACCAGGTGTCTAGTCCAttctttgtgtgtttgtgtgtgtagcAAAAACTGAATGGCTTGGGCAATTCTCCAAGGAAAAGTTATATTTGTATGGTCAATGTGTCTCATATGGGTCTTTGATTATTTGTAAGATGTAAAGCATTCTGTATTGCATTTAATTTATCGTGAACTTTGTAGATGATAGTTAAGATTCTTGTGTGCAGAAAAGTTCTCTCGCCATTTAATTATTTGCATACCAAAGACTGCTTTCAAGGACAACTCGCATGCAGGTGCATTTGTTGCCGAGGTACGCCTCCATGAGAAGCATATCAATGTTTTATCTAACAGTGATTGAGATGCATTGCTTTTGTTGCTAATTAAAGATGAAGTTAAAGTATATATTCttgttaaaattataaatttttattgcagCTTCCAAATTTAACTATTAATTCCAATTAACATAGGAAATGTAAagttaatatataatttagttaTGATGTCTTTATCATGAAGTctcttttttgactttttattttgtatcatGAGTTATATAACACTCCAGCTCCACCCACATATGGGAGAGTGGGTGGATAGTTATATATCCCTGTGATACAAAATACCACCACCTCTTTTTTGTTAGCCTGCTAGAATTGATTCTGCTTGAGTTACTAGAatcttttgttctctttttgtAGAAATATCATTTCTTGTCACTATATGATGACATATTATCAGATATGCTCTCGGATTCTAAGTGCAAGGAAGAGTGATGAAAGATTTGAGAAGTTTTTTGTGAGGAAAGATTCAACGTCCACCAAACCATCAAGCCAACTTTTTGTGGACACCGCTGTCTATCTAGAAATCGTTGCTTTTGTTTAGCTTTATCATCAAAGGCTGGGAAGAATTCTGTGCTTTTACCTATGGGTCGATTCAAATGTAAGGACATGGTATGATATCTTCTTACTGAAGAACAATTTTTGAATGTATAATCTCAAAGTAAGCAGCATTATTCTCTCATTgcattatttattg contains:
- the LOC126726430 gene encoding protein SAR DEFICIENT 4-like: MASIPNPVDNENPNKNDTNPNNTNTIPIFISTESLHAILSHQTLIDHLQSSLPAASSTLQTPIRQSYSVSQSSSLLLMPSWSSSPSLPYVGVKLVTYFPQNSTLNLPGVHASYVLFCSVTGQTFASMDGTVLTLYRTSCVSGLASKILARNDSETLVMIGAGALAPHLIKAHLSARPSLRRVIIWNRTIEKARKLAKEMSENAGFVGVCFESNECLEEIVGLGDIVSCATNSETPVVKGERLKAGAHLDLVGSFKHSMMECDDEAIRRGRVFVDNEAALVEAGELVGAFERRVIEKGDIGGNLVELIKGEKVGRRSSEEITVFKSVGSAIVDILAAQLVYETYIGKQ
- the LOC126726429 gene encoding F-box/kelch-repeat protein At3g06240-like; the encoded protein is MGRSDLPQDMVEDILSRLPAKSLKRFSCVNKSWSTLFQNPCFIAKHQHLSQKNWSIFASGVDCEANKPVLFLHPNFDDDAADDDFDSRGIILESSFLEEAKKYEEFVGSCINGIICLKYYVEHNQTHDFALWNPAIREFKVLPSLPIHFPSNVDYEDVGFAFGYDSNSNDFKVITILSYWNDPGYTVTYNWDPKVIMHTQVEVYTLSTNSWRQVDCDTVSNINFPARFREIYLNGVYHWSGIAPGIAKDYDVIVSFDMRNEVFGILSMPNLGDILDPAYVWEALAVLGNCVALVVFDYRQTDKIFHIWVMREYGIKESWTKQYVIGPFSGITNIYGFELQILLLGDKILMVEDNGEVVLYNLSAQKIKNLRVRGLPSLFRASQIMVYEESLVSIMG